The following nucleotide sequence is from Gloeocapsa sp. DLM2.Bin57.
AGTAGCTACCTCAGCAACCCAACGCCGAGAACGTTATCTTGGTAGAATCGAAGAGGTACTCGTGGAAGACAAAAACCCCAAAAATCCCACACAAGTAATGGGGAGAACTAGGGGTAACTGTTTAACCTTTTTTGATGGGGATATAGCAACTTTAAAGGGTAAATTAGTGAAAGTAAAAATCAACGAAACCCGCGCCTTTAGTTTAACAGGAGTGCAAGTTGAGTAAACTAACCCTAGGGCTATTATTTGGGGGTTGTTCAGGAGAACACGAAGTGTCGATTATCTCCGCTAAGGCGATCGCCCAAGTTTTAACGAGTTCCCCTAAATACCAATTATTACCCTTTTACATTCAAAAAAATGGTCTTTGGCGAGATCCTCACATCTCCCAAGGAGTTTTAGAAACTGGTAAACCCCTAGAAGAAGAAAAATCAGGTTCACTCTGGCAATTTCCCGAAGAGGTAACTACTGTTGATGTGTGGTTTCCCATACTCCATGGACCTAACGGCGAAGACGGTACAATTCAGGGATTATTAACCCTGATGCAAGTTCCCTTTGTGGGTAGTGGTGTCTTAGCTTCAGCATTGGGTATGGATAAAATTGCTATGAAAATGGCATTTGCTCAAGCAGGTTTACCACAAGTACAATACGTTAGTGTTTCTAGAGAGGAAGTTTGGTCTAATCCCTGTGTTTTTCCGAAACTTTGTGACGAAATAGAGGCTACTCTTGCTTATCCTTGTTTTGTCAAACCCGCCAATTTGGGTTCTTCTGTAGGAATTAGTAAAGTAAGAAATCGTCGGGAATTAGAAACAGCTTTAGATGAAGCGGCTAGTTTTGATTCTCGGATTATCATTGAAGCAGGTGTTCAAGCTAGAGAGGTGGAATGTGCAGTTTTAGAGATGGAACAACCCCGAGCCTCTATAATAGGAGAGATAAGCTATGATAGCGATTTCTACGACTACGAAACTAAGTACACCGACGGGAAAGCTAATTTAGTTATTCCCGCGGTTATCCCTGACAAGGTAGCCAAACAAATACAGGAAATGTCTATCACTGCTTTTAAAGCGATTAATGCTAAAGGTTTAGCTAGAGTAGATTTCTTTTATTTAGAATCAACTAAATCCGTTTTAATCAATGAAATCAATACTCTTCCAGGGTTTACCGCTTTGAGTATGTATCCCTTACTCTGGAGAGAAACGGGAGTATCTTTTTCTCAATTAGTGGATAATCTGATTCAACAAGCTTTGAAGAAATAGTTTACCTTTTATTGCTAATTTTTTGATGATCATCACACGTAAAGCTGAAGACAGAGGTAGTTTTAATTACGAATGGTTACAGACCAGGCACTCTTTCTCTTTTGGTAATTACTATGACCCTAAATACACGGGTTTTAGAAGTTTAAGAGTGATTAATGAAGATATGATAGCACCTGGTAAAGGTTTTGCCACTCATGGACATCAAGACATGGAAATTATTACTTATGTACTTGATGGAGCCTTAGAACATAAAGATAGCATCGGTAATGGTTCGATTATTTTACCAGGAGAATTGCAGCGCATGAGCGCGGGTACAGGTATTTTACACAGTGAGTTTAATCATTCTGAGACTGAATCTGTACATTTATTACAAATTTGGCTTATCCCCAAACAAAAAGGATTAAGTCCTAGTTATGAACAAAAAAGCGTTAACTTAGGGGGAAATCCTGGTAAGTTTCACCTTTTAGCTAGTCAGGAGGGAGGAGAAACAGTACTGAAGATTAATCAAGACGTCACTATTCATGGCGCAATCTTAAACCCGACAAATAAGCTGTCCTATAGTTTAGCTCCACAACGTTACGCTTGGTTACAAGTAGCTAGAGGAGAAGTAGTAGTTAATGGAATTCCCCTAGTTAATGGTGATGGTTTAGCAATAAGCGAGATAACAGATTTAACAATAACATCTCCCCAAGGAGGAGAAATTCTCTTATTTGATTTAGCTTAAAATTGCTTAAGGAGTAGCGCAAAGGTCTGCA
It contains:
- a CDS encoding D-alanine--D-alanine ligase gives rise to the protein MSKLTLGLLFGGCSGEHEVSIISAKAIAQVLTSSPKYQLLPFYIQKNGLWRDPHISQGVLETGKPLEEEKSGSLWQFPEEVTTVDVWFPILHGPNGEDGTIQGLLTLMQVPFVGSGVLASALGMDKIAMKMAFAQAGLPQVQYVSVSREEVWSNPCVFPKLCDEIEATLAYPCFVKPANLGSSVGISKVRNRRELETALDEAASFDSRIIIEAGVQAREVECAVLEMEQPRASIIGEISYDSDFYDYETKYTDGKANLVIPAVIPDKVAKQIQEMSITAFKAINAKGLARVDFFYLESTKSVLINEINTLPGFTALSMYPLLWRETGVSFSQLVDNLIQQALKK
- a CDS encoding pirin family protein — protein: MIITRKAEDRGSFNYEWLQTRHSFSFGNYYDPKYTGFRSLRVINEDMIAPGKGFATHGHQDMEIITYVLDGALEHKDSIGNGSIILPGELQRMSAGTGILHSEFNHSETESVHLLQIWLIPKQKGLSPSYEQKSVNLGGNPGKFHLLASQEGGETVLKINQDVTIHGAILNPTNKLSYSLAPQRYAWLQVARGEVVVNGIPLVNGDGLAISEITDLTITSPQGGEILLFDLA